Proteins co-encoded in one Synechococcus elongatus PCC 6301 genomic window:
- a CDS encoding Asr1405/Asl0597 family protein has translation MDSRHSSHWIQLDLDSTSRWDCYHRCCELALDCYCTPCQPLRIYVETPLQALQVWSICQWIQRDRPSLSGFLESCWQLPVYHEQQR, from the coding sequence GTGGACTCTCGGCACTCTTCGCACTGGATTCAGCTCGACCTCGACAGCACCAGCCGCTGGGATTGTTACCACCGCTGTTGTGAACTAGCGCTGGATTGCTACTGCACCCCCTGCCAGCCACTGCGGATCTATGTCGAAACGCCGCTCCAAGCGCTGCAGGTTTGGAGCATTTGCCAGTGGATTCAACGCGATCGCCCCAGTTTGTCTGGCTTTTTGGAGAGCTGCTGGCAGCTACCGGTCTACCACGAGCAACAACGATGA
- a CDS encoding Dps family protein, producing MTNTGLVQSFSQIEPNVLGLETSVTSQICEGLNRALASFQVLYLQYQKHHFTVQGAEFYSLHEFFEDSYGSVKDHVHDLGERLNGLGGVPVAHPLKLAELTCFAIEEDGVFNCRTMLEHDLAAEQAILSLLRRLTAQVESLGDRATRYLLEGILLKTEERAYHIAHFLAPDSLKLA from the coding sequence ATGACGAATACAGGTTTGGTCCAATCCTTTAGCCAAATTGAGCCCAATGTCTTGGGCTTGGAAACATCGGTTACGAGTCAGATTTGTGAAGGTCTGAACCGGGCCTTGGCCAGCTTTCAAGTTCTCTATTTGCAGTACCAAAAGCACCACTTCACGGTTCAAGGGGCTGAATTCTACTCGCTCCATGAGTTTTTTGAAGATAGCTATGGTTCGGTGAAGGATCATGTCCACGACTTGGGTGAGCGCTTGAATGGCTTGGGGGGTGTTCCGGTTGCCCACCCGCTCAAGTTGGCTGAGCTGACCTGTTTCGCGATTGAAGAAGACGGTGTCTTTAACTGTCGGACGATGCTCGAACACGATCTGGCGGCTGAGCAGGCCATCTTGTCCTTGCTGCGGCGCTTGACTGCCCAAGTTGAAAGTCTGGGCGATCGCGCAACTCGCTATCTGTTGGAAGGAATTTTGCTGAAGACCGAAGAACGGGCTTATCACATTGCTCACTTCTTGGCTCCCGACAGCCTCAAGCTTGCCTAA
- a CDS encoding Fur family transcriptional regulator: MTVSSLSAVRVAALRSALEQAGYRLTPQRYWIAEIFEGLAQGEHLSAIDLQRHLSDRQTPLSKSTIYRSLESLCHAAWLRCITLDRKQRCYELNREGTHYHLTCLHCQAVIEFLDDRVIHLSEGIADRYGFQLLNCQLLIMGICAACRY; encoded by the coding sequence GTGACCGTTTCCTCGCTATCGGCAGTCCGAGTGGCCGCGCTCCGCAGTGCTTTGGAGCAGGCAGGGTATCGCCTCACCCCCCAGCGCTACTGGATTGCAGAGATTTTTGAGGGACTGGCTCAGGGTGAGCATCTCAGCGCGATTGATCTGCAGCGTCACCTCAGCGATCGCCAAACCCCCTTATCCAAATCCACCATCTATCGCAGTCTCGAGAGCCTCTGCCATGCCGCTTGGCTGCGCTGCATCACCTTAGACCGTAAGCAACGTTGCTACGAGTTGAATCGTGAGGGTACTCACTACCACCTCACCTGCCTGCATTGCCAAGCGGTGATTGAGTTTCTCGACGATCGCGTCATCCACCTGAGCGAGGGCATCGCCGATCGCTACGGCTTTCAACTACTGAACTGCCAGCTCTTGATCATGGGCATTTGCGCTGCTTGTCGCTACTAG